One Cryobacterium psychrophilum DNA segment encodes these proteins:
- a CDS encoding YceD family protein gives MTKFKKTPYTVDVRDLINRPGTMHERHLDIVVPEELGAGLVSVRAGSTVGVDLRLEAMHEGILATTTVVAPASGECGRCLTDIEFRVRVEFTELFGYPQEEAFEFEVVDDHIDIESLVRDAVVMSLPFQPLCRRDCAGLDPETGQRLTEPPELEPIEAFDPRWSALAGFQASTDISTDDDIQAETHREEK, from the coding sequence GTGACCAAGTTCAAAAAAACGCCGTACACGGTAGATGTGCGAGACCTCATTAACCGCCCGGGCACCATGCACGAGCGTCATCTCGACATTGTCGTGCCCGAAGAACTCGGAGCTGGCCTGGTTTCGGTCAGGGCGGGTTCCACTGTCGGTGTTGACCTCCGACTCGAAGCCATGCACGAGGGCATTCTGGCAACGACTACCGTTGTCGCGCCGGCCTCCGGCGAATGCGGGCGATGCCTTACCGACATCGAATTCCGCGTCCGAGTCGAGTTTACGGAGCTTTTCGGTTATCCTCAGGAAGAAGCTTTTGAGTTTGAGGTTGTCGACGACCATATCGACATTGAATCTCTCGTCAGGGACGCAGTGGTTATGTCATTGCCGTTCCAGCCATTATGTCGGCGCGACTGCGCGGGTCTTGATCCTGAGACCGGCCAGCGACTGACTGAACCGCCGGAACTCGAACCGATAGAGGCGTTTGATCCCCGGTGGTCTGCGCTTGCGGGATTCCAGGCTTCCACAGACATCAGCACAGATGACGACATCCAAGCTGAAACGCATAGAGAAGAGAAGTAG
- the rpmF gene encoding 50S ribosomal protein L32, producing the protein MAVPKRKQSRSNTHSRRAQWKATAPTLVKTMENGKVTYSLPHRAKVVTDSAGTALFMEYKGRKVADV; encoded by the coding sequence ATGGCAGTTCCGAAGCGCAAGCAGTCGCGATCCAACACCCACTCACGTCGAGCACAGTGGAAGGCCACCGCGCCCACCCTGGTGAAGACCATGGAAAACGGCAAGGTCACCTACAGCCTTCCCCACCGCGCAAAGGTCGTCACCGACTCCGCCGGAACCGCGCTGTTCATGGAGTACAAGGGCCGCAAGGTCGCCGACGTTTAA
- the rnc gene encoding ribonuclease III, with the protein MTNPGAGRSSLVTTLGVELNADLLELALTHRSFAYENGAIPTNERLEFLGDSILGQAVTVMLYRTYPHLDEGDLAKRRASLVSTVALAEIARGLGLGEYVRLGKGEILTGGHDKSSILADTVEALIGAVYLDRGGDVATAFVLRLVEPLLANPDHFGALMDPKTSLQELAAARGVGAPAYTVTESGPDHAKEFIARVDLGHALWAQGSGTSKKFAEMAAAREAFTLLSAR; encoded by the coding sequence ATGACGAATCCAGGAGCCGGGCGGTCGTCACTCGTGACGACCCTCGGTGTAGAACTGAATGCGGATCTCCTTGAGCTGGCGCTGACGCACCGCTCATTCGCGTACGAAAACGGTGCCATCCCCACCAATGAACGCCTGGAATTTCTAGGCGATTCAATCCTGGGGCAGGCCGTGACCGTGATGCTGTACCGAACCTACCCGCACCTCGACGAGGGTGACCTGGCCAAGCGCCGGGCCAGCCTCGTTTCGACGGTTGCCCTTGCAGAGATTGCCAGGGGTCTCGGCCTCGGGGAATACGTGCGGCTGGGTAAGGGCGAGATCCTCACCGGCGGACACGACAAATCGTCGATTCTGGCCGACACGGTCGAGGCGCTCATCGGCGCTGTCTATCTCGACCGCGGCGGTGACGTCGCGACGGCCTTCGTGCTGCGACTCGTCGAGCCGCTTCTCGCGAACCCCGACCATTTCGGTGCCTTGATGGACCCCAAAACGAGCCTGCAGGAGCTTGCTGCTGCTCGCGGCGTGGGGGCACCGGCCTACACGGTGACCGAAAGCGGTCCCGATCACGCCAAAGAATTCATTGCCCGTGTCGACCTCGGCCACGCACTTTGGGCCCAGGGCAGCGGTACGAGCAAGAAATTTGCCGAGATGGCCGCCGCGCGCGAAGCCTTCACCCTCCTCAGCGCCCGCTAA
- the mutM gene encoding bifunctional DNA-formamidopyrimidine glycosylase/DNA-(apurinic or apyrimidinic site) lyase: MPELPEVEVVRAGVEPAVTGALVAGVEIFDERSLRRHDRRTGSFTEQLTGRRILGAVRRGKFLWLPLDSGRALVVHLGMSGQVLLRTPGSAIDRHLRIRLCLESVSPQVLPPTAWPDDGAAGELWFDFVDQRVFGSLVIDNMVPTTDGAAGGFAGSGAGPWSALVPSQVAHISRDPIDPAFSQSAFFAGLARKKTGIKRALLDQTLISGIGNIYADEALFAAGLHYKTPTASLSPAQAAELLAALRAILQRALGEGGTSFDSQYVNVNGQSGYFAHSLEVYGRQGTPCSRCGTTLVRESFMNRGSHLCPSCQVVTS; the protein is encoded by the coding sequence GTGCCCGAACTTCCCGAAGTCGAGGTCGTACGGGCCGGAGTCGAACCGGCGGTTACCGGCGCGCTCGTGGCCGGAGTCGAGATCTTCGACGAGCGATCCCTGCGACGCCACGACAGGCGAACCGGATCGTTCACGGAGCAGCTCACCGGTCGGCGCATCCTCGGCGCCGTACGCCGGGGTAAATTCCTCTGGCTGCCGCTCGACAGCGGACGTGCCCTCGTGGTGCATCTGGGGATGAGCGGACAGGTGCTCCTGCGCACGCCGGGCTCCGCGATTGACCGGCACCTTCGCATTCGTCTCTGCCTCGAATCGGTGTCGCCGCAGGTCTTGCCGCCCACCGCCTGGCCTGACGACGGCGCGGCCGGCGAATTGTGGTTCGATTTCGTGGACCAACGCGTCTTCGGCAGCCTCGTCATCGACAACATGGTTCCCACCACAGACGGCGCCGCCGGGGGATTCGCCGGCAGCGGCGCCGGGCCGTGGTCCGCCCTGGTTCCCTCGCAAGTGGCGCACATCAGTCGGGATCCGATCGACCCGGCCTTCTCGCAATCGGCGTTCTTCGCCGGCCTCGCACGTAAGAAGACGGGCATCAAACGGGCGCTGCTCGACCAGACGCTCATCAGCGGCATCGGCAACATCTATGCCGACGAGGCCCTCTTCGCCGCTGGATTGCACTACAAGACACCGACCGCATCGTTGTCGCCCGCTCAGGCTGCAGAGCTGCTGGCCGCACTGAGGGCGATCCTGCAGCGCGCCCTCGGCGAAGGGGGCACCAGTTTCGACTCGCAGTACGTGAACGTGAACGGGCAGTCGGGGTATTTTGCGCACAGCCTCGAGGTCTACGGCCGACAGGGAACGCCGTGCTCCCGCTGCGGAACCACCCTCGTGCGGGAGTCGTTCATGAACCGCGGTTCACACCTGTGCCCGAGCTGCCAGGTGGTCACCTCATAG
- a CDS encoding GNAT family N-acetyltransferase, translated as MSELHRSSDDVRIDAVPIPAFPGDSGWDDFAAAAEVRNGSETEGYGTTDLNFSAEEALPTWLNQAHDPMRLFVARADGRVVARGVYETLADPAAHFAWFTVQVLPPYRRRGIGTALVDHLESLARTEHRSVHVTYAVSRNAPGERLSSPTGLGRFRCRTPRYSFSCVAVSFSNRSNAAVASCCR; from the coding sequence ATGAGCGAACTTCATCGCAGCAGTGACGACGTCCGCATTGATGCCGTGCCCATTCCCGCGTTCCCCGGAGACTCGGGTTGGGACGACTTCGCCGCCGCTGCCGAGGTGCGCAATGGGAGCGAGACCGAGGGGTACGGCACCACAGACCTCAATTTTTCCGCTGAGGAAGCACTACCCACGTGGCTCAACCAGGCGCACGACCCCATGCGCTTGTTCGTCGCGCGGGCAGACGGCCGGGTGGTGGCGCGGGGGGTCTATGAGACGCTCGCCGACCCTGCAGCGCACTTCGCGTGGTTCACGGTGCAGGTACTACCGCCGTATCGGCGTCGGGGTATCGGCACGGCACTCGTCGATCACCTCGAGTCCCTAGCCCGCACCGAGCATCGGTCCGTGCACGTCACCTATGCGGTGTCTCGAAATGCGCCCGGTGAGCGGCTGTCGTCACCGACGGGCTTGGGTCGGTTCCGCTGCAGAACGCCGAGGTACAGTTTCTCTTGCGTCGCGGTTTCGTTCTCGAACAGGTCGAACGCGGCAGTCGCCTCGTGCTGCCGGTGA